A stretch of Fundulus heteroclitus isolate FHET01 unplaced genomic scaffold, MU-UCD_Fhet_4.1 scaffold_170, whole genome shotgun sequence DNA encodes these proteins:
- the dus1l gene encoding tRNA-dihydrouridine(16/17) synthase [NAD(P)(+)]-like: MAKLQGFEFWRKTLKEARFVVAPMVDQSELAWRLLSRRHGAQLCYTPMLHAQVFVRDANYRRDNLYNEVCEEDRPLITQFCANDPEVFLQAALLAQDYCDAIDLNLGCPQMIAKRGHYGVFLQDEWGLLERMVSLANEKLSVPVTCKIRVFSEVEKTVRYAQMLEKAGCQLLTVHGRTKDQKGAMTGIASWEHIKAVRKAVNIPVFANGNIQHLSDVERCIQETGVQGVMSAEGNLHNPALFEGRSPPVWEMAEEYLEVVKQYPPCSLSYIRAHLFKLWHHTLQIHQDLREELAKVKNLEGLADVSTQLKQRCQEEISDGKDGEEKEGGLPFPHWICQPYVRPVPKPPVTNGTCQESKVRSTGCQKRALEDSDRAADGLSKNKQKKRSRNPTKNFCPELKPKYLKCEQCGNPKGNKCVFNLCRGCCKKKAFKEVADCPSHGLRFKTKAEKLKAEAEQLKDSGQTEGSVMEPDRNNQTPQAVPASCMTLKEQAQA; encoded by the exons ATGGCCAAGCTTCAGGGCTTTGAGTTTTGGAGGAAGACCTTGAAGGAGGCCCGTTTTGTGGTAGCGCCCATGGTGGACCAGAGCGAGCTAGCCTGGCGTCTGCTGAGCAGGAGGCACGGTGCTCAGCTCTGCTACACTCCAATGCTGCATGCGCAGGTATTTGTCCGGGATGCCAACTACAGGAGGGACAACCTTTACAATGAAGTCTGTGAGGAAGACAGACCTCTTATCACTCAG TTTTGTGCCAATGATCCTGAGGTGTTCCTTCAGGCTGCCCTGCTGGCCCAGGACTACTGTGATGCTATTGATCTCAACCTGGGCTGTCCACAGATGATAGCTAAGAGAG GACACTATGGCGTTTTTCTACAAGACGAATGGGGATTGTTGGAGAGGATGG TGAGTTTAGCCAATGAAAAGCTCTCTGTGCCAGTCACCTGTAAGATCAGAGTCTTCAGCGAGGTCGAGAAAACGGTCCGCTATGCTCAGATGCTCGAGAAAGCTGGATGTCAG TTGCTGACAGTACACGGCAGAACCAAAGATCAGAAGGGAGCCATGACAGGGATCGCTAGTTGGGAGCACATTAAGGCCGTCAG GAAAGCGGTAAATATTCCAGTGTTTGCGAATGGTAACATCCAGCATTTGAGCGATGTCGAGCGCTGCATTCAGGAAACAGGAGTGCAGGGGGTTATGAGTGCAG AGGGGAACCTCCATAACCCGGCGCTGTTTGAGGGCCGCAGCCCCCCAGTTTGGGAAATGGCAGAGGAATATCTGGAGGTGGTAAAGCAATACCCTCCATGCTCGCTGTCCTACATACGAGCTCACCTCTTCAAGCTCTGGCATCACAC GCTGCAGATCCACCAGGACCTGAGGGAGGAGCTGGCAAAGGTGAAGAACCTGGAAGGTTTAGCCGATGTTAGCACACAGCTGAAGCAGCGCTGCCAG GAGGAGATTTCTGATGGGAAGGATGGGGAAGAGAAAGAAGGAGGTCTGCCTTTCCCTCACTGGATCTGCCAACCATACGTCAGACCAGT GCCCAAGCCGCCAGTGACCAACGGCACCTGTCAGGAGTCCAAGGTGAGGAGCACTGGGTGTCAGAAAAGAGCCCTGGAGGACTCAGACAGAGCAGCTGATGGCCtgtccaaaaacaaacagaaaaaaagatccCGCAACCCCACCAAAAACTTCTGCCCTGAGCTCAAAC CCAAATACCTCAAATGTGAACAGTGTGGAAACCCAAAG ggaaataaatgtgttttcaacCTGTGTCGAGGCTGCTGTAAGAAGAAGGCTTTTAAAGAGGTGGCAGATTGTCCAA GCCATGGGCTGAGGTTCAAGACCAAAGCAGAGAAACTGAAAGCTGAGGCAGAGCAGCTGAAGGACAGTGGTCAGACAGAGGGCTCGGTGATGGAGCCTGACAGAAACAACCAAACTCCTCAGGCGGTCCCAGCTTCCTGTATGACGCTGAAGGAGCAGGCCCAGGCTTAG
- the LOC105924907 gene encoding tryptase-2, with protein MAVGELIAALVLLQSSAGSMGAAVGSSIIGGEEAPEGKWPWLVYLDIVTDSGKRKWHCSGTILNEMWVLTAGRCWDDELWSRWDRTGVWIGTHDLDMPSKRYMNVDRIQRSGDFKPEGKGFVNDIALIKLNKTLNFFKEGAKVKLPTDDDTFDASSECWIAGWGGDSKSEPTTARVLQQAKISILPQEKCNSLFPNTMEQRNVMCAGDAKGQKSACDGDYGDPLMCRRGNDFVQVGIMSFGTPDGCNKPDGPSIYTRVSSYMGFIKAYINIR; from the exons ATGGCTGTGGGTGAACTGATCGCTGCGCTGGTTCTGCTCCAAAGCTCTGCAG GTTCAATGGGAGCTGCAGTAGGGAGCTCCATCATTGGTGGGGAGGAGGCCCCAGAGGGAAAGTGGCCATGGTTAGTCTACCTTGACATCGTGACAGACAGTGGGAAGAGAAAGTGGCACTGCAGTGGCACAATTCTCAATGAGATGTGGGTGCTGACTGCTGGGCGCTGCTGGGATGA TGAATTGTGGTCTAGATGGGATCGAACAGGGGTGTGGATCGGCACGCATGATCTGGATATGCCGTCAAAGCGTTACATGAACGTAGACCGCATTCAACGTTCAGGAGATTTCAAACCTGAGGGAAAGGGTTTCGTCAATGACATTGCACTGATAAAGTTGAACAAGACTTTAAACTTCTTCAAGGAAGGTGCAAAAGTGAAGTTGCCCACAGATGATGACACCTTCGACGCATCCTCTGAGTGTTGGATTGCCGGTTGGGGCGGTGATAGCAAAA GCGAACCGACAACAGCCCGAGTTCTTCAGCAGGCAAAGATTTCCATCCTGCCTCAGGaaaagtgtaatagcctattTCCCAATACAATGGAACAGAGAAACGTGATGTGTGCAGGGGATGCTAAAGGACAAAAGAGTGCCTGTGAT GGGGACTATGGTGACCCGCTCATGTGTCGTAGAGGAAATGACTTTGTGCAGGTGGGAATCATGAGCTTTGGGACTCCTGATGGTTGTAACAAACCAGATGGTCCTAGCATCTACACTCGAGTTTCCAGTTATATGGGATTCATCAAAGCCTACATAAACATCCGCTGA